A window of Macrotis lagotis isolate mMagLag1 chromosome 1, bilby.v1.9.chrom.fasta, whole genome shotgun sequence genomic DNA:
tttttaacattcaaataAGAAGCACAAATTGATACTTTAAAATAGCAACAGAAACAAGCTCCTTCCATGAATAGTTTTTAATCCTTCAGATTTTTAAGCCTAAAAAGATTCAAACTAGCCACCCTGGGGTAATGAGTCTTATTGTCAAAAAAGGGTACCCATTTATCTCAGTTCTTGCTAGTGCTTTCCCTTTCTCAGTGTCTATTACAGCAAAGAATTGGTTCCAGGAACTTAAAGAGAATTCCAGTGAAATGTTTAACTTCAATGGAGCTAAAACTGAGCCCAGTGGGATGCGCTGGCAAAATACACTAGCCACTTTGGCTCCAGGTAAAGCACGTCTTACATATTAGAAAAACCAGGTACGGTCAATGTGGAGATGGGCTTAAAGCAAATAAGGAGAAGATTCTCCTGATATACACTACTCTGTCATCATCATGAATGTGTGGAATCTATAGACACTAAATAGTATTCCAGGGCAATCTCATAGTGGGCAAGGTAACtccaaatgatcaaaggaaaaacATTTGTCCCCCAACAATTAGTCAAATCCAGAGGTATGTAATGTACTGAAAGCATATCAAGGATCATAGAAGTTAATCACATGAACTGTAATGGATATTAATTAGCCAGTTCTATGGAATGGGCAGTCAAGCAGATGAAAGAGTACATAGTATGTCACTTGTATATGGAAACAGGTAAACTGTGAATACTATGTATCATCTCCACTAGGCAGAAACCTGGCCATACAGCACAGAATGGTTGTggcattattttaatttaatttcccttTCTGCCTGAGTAGTGATGAGCTTTTAAAGCAGATATAGCTACAGTCATTTGAAATATCTAACATGTTATAACTGTTCCTTGTTTCATGGCATGGgctttatataatttaaaattactaaatcaacttttttaaaggtaaaattatgtcagcaaaaacaaaacaatcatatTTAAAACAAGCGCCATGTATATGAAATTCACTTTGCTCTTGCAGACATTCATAGCTCACAAAGTCCTCATTAGCACCAGTCCTATTATACTGCAGTCACTATTTGGTGCAGTGTCTCAATTAATACAACTCTAGCTCAATGCCCCAGAGAGACAACAgactatgacttttttttttggttcgtTTTATTGCACTGCTCTTACTGAACAACACAGGCTTTCAAAAGTTCTCTCTCacatactttgatttttttttttgggtggggggaagCAGTATGGATATCTGTACAAAATGAAAGCCTTTCACAAGTGTTTAGAAAGTTTACTTTATTGGTTACAATTATATAAAATGCATCATCAGAGCCCATCTAGCTGGTCATTAAATGTTTGCAACAGCATAAAAAGATCTTTTCATCAATCTGACAGAttcacaaattttatttcatgctGTGGGGTAGGAGGGATAGCAAAAACACTACTCTTTAGTCTTCTAACTGTACTTAAGAATTCTCTCAATGGTACATTGGTTAAAAGCAATTTGTACAACAAATTGTAAATTTTAATGTTTGTATTAGAATAGTCTTTAGATCGCTCTTCAACAAGAAACAGTAATGTAACTAACAGCAAACTTCAAATACAGGAACACTCTCCAGATTAacaactcaaaataaaacaaaaattaatgtaaaatgtAAATCACATATAATACAATTGAAGTGtccaaaacaatttaaataattttaaatattttattttttaaactgctACAAATGCTTTATACAATATTTCAACATAAAGTCCCCATAACAGAAATGTaacaaaatgggaatgatagtGAAAGAGTTAAAGTGGCACAAATTCACCAAACAAGTATTAAACTACAAATTTTAAGAGGTAGATtacttttaaaagtcaaaaacaaaTAGGGTATATGAATGAAACTAGCCATTTCCACCAACTCAGTCAATAACCCTTTTGATAAGGGCACAGAAATGCATGGTAAAATATTTCCCAACAGTAATGTCATACTTAAGGAGACCAATTTGTTACTTTTAATCTCAATAAGAGTGAAGTGTAAGACCTGGTACAGTAaactcatttaatatttatgtgtAGAGGCATACATTTATACAGACCTGCTTTCTTTTATCCTGTGCATTAATAAAATGCTACACAGCATCCAATAATATTATAGTTATAAATTAGTGCCAGGTAATAATCTGTAGAGGATAATTTCCATTTGGATACATAAACAGGAAATTAGGAAATGCATAAaagagtccaaatccaacctggTTTCCTCAAAATTATGCTGGCAATCCACActtgataagaaaagaaaaagaaagaagaaaagaaacggGGTAGGGAGAATCCTGACAATTTGAATTCCTTTCCCTCTaccaattcatttaaaagaaggCATCAAAACAATGTgaccaaaatactttaaaatgagtGCATAAGAATTTGTCATCCCTGAATCTAAAAGAAGATATGAATAAAACAGGGAACTTGCTTTGCAAGAATAAATTCAGATCATCTTTCTTTGTGCCATTCACCAAGAGCAGGGCACCACTAAAATCGGAGTTGTCAGTCCAGTGATGACAGATTCAGTTCACCTCAGCCCATTTTTACAGTACCCCTCTCTTTGCATCTGAATCATCCTGAGCCCAGCATGCATCAGGCGCCAGGGAAGAAACACATGCCTGACACTAATACCATGAGCACAAAGCCTGCAGGCAATCAAGGTTGGGGTAAGATTTTTTGAGTCAGCTTCAACCGGTCTTGAAAGCTTGGTGGATTTCACATCCAATGTCGTAGTGCTTATCCTAAGTGGAGCATGCAATAGCTTTACTTTGTCAattaagatttgttttattttgtttttacaggaGGTTcctagaaaataagaaaactgaagataaatgacaaaataatataACTTGTAAATGAACTGAACatgcttaaaaagaaaaaggtgagaTTATAAGACAAACCATATTAAGACAGTGATGTAAATGAGCCCAAAGATTACTTGGGAGTTAAAACTTTTGACCAAAAGAAGACAAACTAAAAGAAGCAGCAAAGAATTGCTTGTTATATCAGATGACTTTCATGGAAAAATCTCTTTCTTtgcattaaattaatattaattggaAACCTAAAGTTTAATTCTCTTCAGGTACAAGATCTATTAATTAAGCAATCAACTTGCACTTTGTGCAAGTCTATGCACAAAGGAATATGAAAGTTATTCTAAACTGTGCCCagacttatttatttctttttaaagagtaTCTTTACTGGAATGTAGACAAGAAGGTGAAGATGGAAAATTAACTTCTTTCCCTATGAGCCTTTGTTTGACTCTCTCCTAGATGCAACAGATATTAACCTTGGGCTGCCAAACTGAATACTTAAGATGCCAAAGAAAGGTCCAAACACTTAGCTTTGGAAATGTCATTAAACCAAAGAGCTTATTATAATAAACCAAAATTGTGATAGGTAGAGGGGAAGCCAAAGACTGGCCTTTAGTCCTTTGTGCTAAGAAATTTCCTTAGTCAATTTTCTTTCCTCCACACTCTGATTAGTCTATTGGTTTGCACACTGGGTAACAATGTTAAGTAACAAGCAGATTCTGTTGAACCACTCATGATGCTGAGCAAGAAAAGTATGTATGACTAATTAAAATGGTCAGCTTcaaacaaaaaagactgaaaaaaatgtatatgggAAGGGGGGTGGGTCTTGTTGGAGGACACATCACTATAAACTTGTCCTTAAACTGAAaagcaaatgtaaaaataatacaaaatctcTGGTTACTATACCTTAAAACAAACAGGCAAAAAGGTATATGCTGTTTTGTGATGGTGTCTGGAGTATGAATCTTGGACAAGCAAAATGAAtatatcaaaaaatttaaataatggcAACTTTATGCTATACTATGATTGCCTTTCATCTATTCAAATTTTTCattagaaagaactttggaagctgaaaattacttgaaaataaagataatttttgtttgtttttaaagcggaaaattctttcagttttccaattcaattcaaacaaatatttatctgGGCTATAGAAACAAAAGCAGCTGGCCATACTTTAAGAAAACTGACTCAGGAAACCACTATTTAGAGTTGCTATTCAGCAGACAGAGCTTAGAAAAAAGCAATCTCTGCCCAAGAAGCACTCTTTCAACAAATCAGTTCTCCATTTTCTTGTAAACATTTTGTTTATCTGAGAACACATCACAACTTTTATGGTCGGCTACATGGTAAGCCCCCAAAATTGAGAATGAGACTGTTTTAGGATTCACTCATTTTGCAGTCAGGAGACATAATTATGtaaatgactctgaaagagaaaatgatttcatACCTGTTAAGTGGAAAACTATATCtagtattttaatttcattatttaaatgtttcaaGTCTTTTTGCATACCAAATTTTAATCTAACAACAACATAATATTCCCTCAgtcaattaatgaaaataaaattcagagcaATAGGAGAATGCATTCTTGTGATAGGACCTTTTGaactataaaatattcttttctttattaatacTGTTGCCACTATCATtcaaacacactttttttttagtttgcttgttcAGATCAACTCTACactcaatattaaataaataggaTGCAGCACAAAAGcaattccctttaaaaaaattcattccccAAAGGGCTATGTAAGGTACATACTAGAagtattttaaagaattcattacATGGGAGTCCTTGAATTCTTAACAAATTCATGAGCCTGTGGTGCCTGTTCCTGTTCTCAACCATGAATATATGCAGAATAGAATATACAACAGAAGTAGGCCAACAAACCTCCTAAAGAGGTGGCTTCAATAACCTCAATAAAGATGCATCCTCTCAATGTGCACTTTTGTAGTTCTTTAACAGCTTTGATTACTGATAAAACGTATTATTTCTGTGGATTTACAAGATTATATGTATAGAAATATGATATTCATATAATACACATACATTTGGTCATGGCTCAAGAACAAATGTAGTTTAATAtttacaatgaagaaacaatGAGCACATTCATAAATAGGATTTAACTGTTGAAGTTAACTATTTAAATAATCTCCCTTCTAATGATTCTTCCTTATTGCTAGTCATGATACCAAGGTCACAAATACTTTGAACAAATATACAATGACACATAAGggcactttttttttaacattccagTCATTCATTTACCTTAATTTACTTAATACTCTCCAAAGAAATTTTTGTCCCAGAGAGTAAGAACAAATATGCAGCTAAAATGAAATTCTAGAGCCACAGGTTAGACATCAccattttaaaagggaaaacttaaaaagcattttgcaaaagtTTGGATATCACTGTACTGAGTATGAATGAATGATCTCTCTTGGAACTGTTTTTTATACAGGAATTCAAAAAATGTGTTTGTCAattccagatttttttcctcccatttgaTTAAGATCATAAAGCAGAGGAAGCTGGTGTGGCAAAATTAAGTACTATAATCATTTTGGTTTTCATCAAAATTCTTTACCATAGAATATAAAACTGTGGTACTAAAATCAGTTTAGACATTCCAATTTTAGAGGGAGGGAAACAAGGATCCTGtctaatgtatttaaaaaaaaagggctTGAAAAGTTCTCAGGGTTCCTGTGTTGCTGCCCCATTCTAAGTTCTTACAGTTTATCTTACACTTACTTATCTTGCCTCCCATCTTGAAAGGAGGTATTTGTTTATCATTCTCTTGTTACAGAAATGCAGTGAAAATGTGCAGTATATTCAAAGGAAAATTTTGACATTTTACCAATATGGTAAATACTTCAAATAAGAATACTCTGATGAATGACAACAGCCAGCATTTCAGGAATCACGTTTAAATTATTTACAAGCAAAAACAACTGTTAAGTTACAAATGATGAAGGACATTTTCACTCAGTTTCATGTTTTCTCTTGGTGCACTGATAGTATTTTTCCTGGATTTTGAACTCTACTTATAACCAGCTATTTTCTATAAATCCTCAGGGATGAAATATTAAAACTTGGTCATTCAAACACCCGAAGCACCAATATTCTCCTTGAAATTTTGCAATAATTGTCTTTCAGTGCTCAATTTACACAATTCAAAGATATTAACAGAAATGGGAGCTACTCCCTCCACTAAAAGAGTGGCTTACCTGAAGTCCTTGAGCTCTGGCTTTGTACTGCTCTCTTCCTTCTTGCTTTCAGTGAGGTCGGCAGAGGCTGCCAGCTGCAAGCTTCGAGTGATGGGCCCTCCACTCCTTTCTCTAGATTTGATGCTGAACCTGTCTGATTTTTTCTTGCTTGCTAAAGTAGGCTTGCTTTGTAAAACAGCTTTGCTTTTCTGTACCCTCACATGCAGGTTCCGGGATGCTTTGCTGGAGAGATGAGCAGAATGGTTCTTAGCTACTGCTTTTGATTTCTTCCCTTCCACATGAGACATTTTGGTCATTCTTACAGGACTGGAGTTCCTTAGAGAAGAAGAGCTTGATTTTTTGGACTTCACTGAAGGTAcaaattttaccttctgcttcgcTCTAAAGGATGGAGAGGGCAATGGATTTGCAGTGGGTCCTGAGCTCCGTGCTCTGGTCTTGCCCAAGTGGGTCTGCGTGCTCTGCATTTTAATCTCAGCATCAGCTGTCCGTCTTCGTTGGTTGCTACCTTTCTCACTACTTGCAGGTGAGGAGATCCCACCTTTTTTAGATGAATGAGAAGCACTTCTTTTGGTGGAAGGAGAAATTGGCTTTTTAGGACAACTGTAAGCTGCGTGTTTATTCAGGCTTCCAATATAAGTGAATTCACGATCACAGTAGGGGCAAATGTGGGAATGAGAATCTGAATCATTTTTTAAGTCTGCTTTTTGCTTGgcagatttatttttttgcaggATTGCTTTATGGACTAactgatttttcttcttcagtgcaCTTAGTTTGAGCTTGTTAGAGGACATTTTGCTGAGTTCAACACTAAAATTTAATCTTTTGGGTTGCCCCATCCGTCTAAAAGCATTTTTCCCAGAGTTATCTATAACCACCACACCATTTTTGGGTTGTACAGTCTGTTTTAGTGGTACTGGATTTTTCTTGGGTGTGTATCTCTTTTTGTCACTAGCTGAAGCACATGCCAAGATATGCTTGTGCAATTCAGGCATGTTGTCAACACCTTTCCCACATTTGGTGCAGCGGATGGCAGTAGTAAAGGTCTGTGGGATATTGTGAGTGGTGAAATTTGTGGCTGTAACCCCAATGCCCATAGGGTTTCGATGATGATATTGAAATGGGGGTGGTTTAAAGCTTGGGTAGTGCTGATTGAGGCCCAGTCGAACATCTGGATCTTTCGACTTTACTCCAGAAGCCATAATTTTTATGGTAGTATAAAGCTCTTCTGAAGAATCATTaacctcttcttcttcctcctctttagaAGCTTCTAAAGGATGCTCTGGTAGACTATGAACATGGTCAATGTTAGCCTTAGTGGGGTCTGTAAAATTCTGGGGTCTAAGAGTGCCACTTTCAAATTCATGATGTGTACATTCCCTATCTGGATGGAGATCTCGCTGATGCTGCTGTAAATTGCACAAAAAGGCAAACTCTTTTTTACAGACTGAACAAACAAATATATTTCCTACTCCATGAAGCAAAAAACGATGTTCCGACAAGCCTGTCTTGTCCCTAAACAGTTGCACACAGAATTCACATTTGAAGGGCCATTCTTCAGCATGAATAGTTAAATGTTTAGTTAGATCTTTAATAGAAAGAAAGGGTGATTCACAAacattacatataaaatttttacTGAATGTTTCCTGAACAATATCCTGTTCACCTGATGTCTGTGGATCATCACTTGGTTTCTGATCCTCATTCTCTGTGTCTTCTTGTTTGAAAGATATAGGGAGAGGTGTTTCCAAGTTATCACCAGATGAAACAACAGATGAAACCACTGAGAGGGGTGGTGGtgatggggaagaggaagaagaagaagatgagaatgaagaagaagaagcagaggaggaggaagatgatgatgaggaagaagaagaggaagaggagggggaggaggaggaggaggaggtggaggaggaggaggaggaagaggaggaggaggaggaggaagaggaggaggaggaggaggaggaggaagaggaagaagaaagtatagGTGGCCCAGGAGAAGCTGCAGAGTTTAGAGGCTCAACAGATGGAACAGGAGATGCTGATGGAGACACTGTAGGTGAAAGAATGGGAAGTGGTGACTGTGTAGTGGTATTAGAAAGTGGTGAGGGACATGAAGGAGGAGAAACACTGGAAGATGGAGCTGGAAGTGGTAAAGGAAGAGTAGGAAGGAGAGGCGGAGGAGGTGTAGCAACAGTTAAGACAGGGGGGCAGGGTGGAGGAGAAGAAGGATTTGTTGGGATCAGGAGAGGAGGCAACTGGCCAGAAGATATAGAAGTCTGTGGTAGAGGTGATGGAGAAGTGCAAGGAGAGGAATGCGCAACTGGGGCAGATAAACTAGAATCTGGGTCAAGATCAGGTTCTGGCTGGGGATCTAGTGATTTGCAAGGACTTGGGCTTCTATTTTCATCTGGAGCCTTTTCCAAGGCTAAATCTATGCCATTGTATTCATTGAGAAGAACCTTCTGTAACATGCAGGTTgttggctttttcttttttatgctgCTACAGGTAGGCTGCACTGAGTTGTTCTCTTTGTATTCCTTGACATCCATGTCACCACAGGATTTCTTATTCAAACTAAGATCTAATACAGATTCCCAAGGGACCTGAGCCTTTCCTGTAAGCTCAGTCTTTTGCTTTACACCACTGGATAAATCCAGGGGCTGCTGGTTGCAAACATTACCAAAAGTGGTACTAGCTGCCCAATCTTTAGACATTTTGTAATCATCAAAGCATGAAGGGCTCACAGTGTCTGTTGTCTCTTCCCTCCCAGATAAACTCCAGGAAGGTGAACTGCTGTGGCTTTCTAATTTGGGTATTTTAGAACTAACAGCTGGATCACTCCACACTGCTTTGCTCTCACTCTGTTTTCCAATATCTCGAAGAGAAGGACTATGCTGTGGAGAACTAGGAGGAGAGCTGGTTCTTCGCTTAAACCTACTCGATGACACAGGCAAAATAGAAGACGATGATACTGATGAACCTAATTTAGGGATGTCTGCTGTAGGTATAACTGTTGTTAGCGTGTTACTCTCTTGTGTTTGTAGAAGTTGTTTGAGTTTTGAAGATAAAAAGACACTTTTCTCTTTGTGATAAGTAGTCTCTGATGCGGATACACTGAGAGGTAAGCTTAAGGAACAGGATGGTGTTATAGGTTCCGAATCAGTTTCTGCCTTTATTTTAGGTAAAAAAGGTGGACTAGTGGTTCTCCGCTTCTTTGAATCACTATTTGTGCTACCAGAGGAGTCCTTGGGAGGATCCTCTGCTACATGCACTTGGGAAGTCTTTATACTCTGAGTAATTTCGACTGTAACAGGAGTAAGCAAACAATTTAGGCCATACAAGTCTGCAGAATTAGACTCCATTTCAATCACATCACAATTACTAGTACTGCTATTAGACTGAATCTTCCCatcaatataataatttaaattctcAGAAATATTGCTGGAAATATCCATAATGTAGACATCATCTgattctccttcttcttctagCTCTGTGCTGGCTATATATACATTCTGGGTCGGCTGAGTCGGCTCTGCTGGAAGTTGTGGTTCTTCAAGTAAGAATCCTTTTCTCCTTACTCCTTTAGGAATTAGATGACGTTCATGAACCCTGCGTTGATGCCTCCGCATGTTTGTATG
This region includes:
- the PRDM2 gene encoding PR domain zinc finger protein 2 isoform X5 — protein: MRDSEEGPKEEEEKPSASVVLSPEQTAVIQEMVNQDALPKLIIPPPVSEPQTLPEGTPEVVHCGSDDLEEEEEEDDEEEEEEEGEEDATIPNESSEREPEIECEEKQGTSEEPRNANDENIDGSLEAMPVVKIPKTKGDSNGDVFETFMFPCQHCERKFTTKQGLERHMHIHISTVNHAFKCRYCGKAFGTQINRRRHERRHEAGPKRKPILTLQHPDDLVDGPVLGDDISLKDESNASSVLQDCMILDSERVSQEIAVSSVAEENGDLKELHPCKYCKKVFGTHTNMRRHQRRVHERHLIPKGVRRKGFLLEEPQLPAEPTQPTQNVYIASTELEEEGESDDVYIMDISSNISENLNYYIDGKIQSNSSTSNCDVIEMESNSADLYGLNCLLTPVTVEITQSIKTSQVHVAEDPPKDSSGSTNSDSKKRRTTSPPFLPKIKAETDSEPITPSCSLSLPLSVSASETTYHKEKSVFLSSKLKQLLQTQESNTLTTVIPTADIPKLGSSVSSSSILPVSSSRFKRRTSSPPSSPQHSPSLRDIGKQSESKAVWSDPAVSSKIPKLESHSSSPSWSLSGREETTDTVSPSCFDDYKMSKDWAASTTFGNVCNQQPLDLSSGVKQKTELTGKAQVPWESVLDLSLNKKSCGDMDVKEYKENNSVQPTCSSIKKKKPTTCMLQKVLLNEYNGIDLALEKAPDENRSPSPCKSLDPQPEPDLDPDSSLSAPVAHSSPCTSPSPLPQTSISSGQLPPLLIPTNPSSPPPCPPVLTVATPPPPLLPTLPLPLPAPSSSVSPPSCPSPLSNTTTQSPLPILSPTVSPSASPVPSVEPLNSAASPGPPILSSSSSSSSSSSSSSSSSSSSSSSSSSTSSSSSSPSSSSSSSSSSSSSSSASSSSFSSSSSSSSPSPPPLSVVSSVVSSGDNLETPLPISFKQEDTENEDQKPSDDPQTSGEQDIVQETFSKNFICNVCESPFLSIKDLTKHLTIHAEEWPFKCEFCVQLFRDKTGLSEHRFLLHGVGNIFVCSVCKKEFAFLCNLQQHQRDLHPDRECTHHEFESGTLRPQNFTDPTKANIDHVHSLPEHPLEASKEEEEEEVNDSSEELYTTIKIMASGVKSKDPDVRLGLNQHYPSFKPPPFQYHHRNPMGIGVTATNFTTHNIPQTFTTAIRCTKCGKGVDNMPELHKHILACASASDKKRYTPKKNPVPLKQTVQPKNGVVVIDNSGKNAFRRMGQPKRLNFSVELSKMSSNKLKLSALKKKNQLVHKAILQKNKSAKQKADLKNDSDSHSHICPYCDREFTYIGSLNKHAAYSCPKKPISPSTKRSASHSSKKGGISSPASSEKGSNQRRRTADAEIKMQSTQTHLGKTRARSSGPTANPLPSPSFRAKQKVKFVPSVKSKKSSSSSLRNSSPVRMTKMSHVEGKKSKAVAKNHSAHLSSKASRNLHVRVQKSKAVLQSKPTLASKKKSDRFSIKSRERSGGPITRSLQLAASADLTESKKEESSTKPELKDFRNLL
- the PRDM2 gene encoding PR domain zinc finger protein 2 isoform X1, whose protein sequence is MSIPLSNSVVFCMGVNHCKFVGRYILQLSVFLFRTHVIKGVSLLCVSLQNTTGIQNESGVWATKSILKGKKFGPFIGDKKKRSQVKNNVYMWEVYYPNLGWMCVDATDPKKGNWLRYVNWARSGKEQNLFPLEINRTIYYKTLKPIEPGEELLVWYNGEDDPEIAAALEEERANTRSKRSSPKAKKGKKKSQEGKNKTNKTGDKGKLKKGETDSASANMRDSEEGPKEEEEKPSASVVLSPEQTAVIQEMVNQDALPKLIIPPPVSEPQTLPEGTPEVVHCGSDDLEEEEEEDDEEEEEEEGEEDATIPNESSEREPEIECEEKQGTSEEPRNANDENIDGSLEAMPVVKIPKTKGDSNGDVFETFMFPCQHCERKFTTKQGLERHMHIHISTVNHAFKCRYCGKAFGTQINRRRHERRHEAGPKRKPILTLQHPDDLVDGPVLGDDISLKDESNASSVLQDCMILDSERVSQEIAVSSVAEENGDLKELHPCKYCKKVFGTHTNMRRHQRRVHERHLIPKGVRRKGFLLEEPQLPAEPTQPTQNVYIASTELEEEGESDDVYIMDISSNISENLNYYIDGKIQSNSSTSNCDVIEMESNSADLYGLNCLLTPVTVEITQSIKTSQVHVAEDPPKDSSGSTNSDSKKRRTTSPPFLPKIKAETDSEPITPSCSLSLPLSVSASETTYHKEKSVFLSSKLKQLLQTQESNTLTTVIPTADIPKLGSSVSSSSILPVSSSRFKRRTSSPPSSPQHSPSLRDIGKQSESKAVWSDPAVSSKIPKLESHSSSPSWSLSGREETTDTVSPSCFDDYKMSKDWAASTTFGNVCNQQPLDLSSGVKQKTELTGKAQVPWESVLDLSLNKKSCGDMDVKEYKENNSVQPTCSSIKKKKPTTCMLQKVLLNEYNGIDLALEKAPDENRSPSPCKSLDPQPEPDLDPDSSLSAPVAHSSPCTSPSPLPQTSISSGQLPPLLIPTNPSSPPPCPPVLTVATPPPPLLPTLPLPLPAPSSSVSPPSCPSPLSNTTTQSPLPILSPTVSPSASPVPSVEPLNSAASPGPPILSSSSSSSSSSSSSSSSSSSSSSSSSSTSSSSSSPSSSSSSSSSSSSSSSASSSSFSSSSSSSSPSPPPLSVVSSVVSSGDNLETPLPISFKQEDTENEDQKPSDDPQTSGEQDIVQETFSKNFICNVCESPFLSIKDLTKHLTIHAEEWPFKCEFCVQLFRDKTGLSEHRFLLHGVGNIFVCSVCKKEFAFLCNLQQHQRDLHPDRECTHHEFESGTLRPQNFTDPTKANIDHVHSLPEHPLEASKEEEEEEVNDSSEELYTTIKIMASGVKSKDPDVRLGLNQHYPSFKPPPFQYHHRNPMGIGVTATNFTTHNIPQTFTTAIRCTKCGKGVDNMPELHKHILACASASDKKRYTPKKNPVPLKQTVQPKNGVVVIDNSGKNAFRRMGQPKRLNFSVELSKMSSNKLKLSALKKKNQLVHKAILQKNKSAKQKADLKNDSDSHSHICPYCDREFTYIGSLNKHAAYSCPKKPISPSTKRSASHSSKKGGISSPASSEKGSNQRRRTADAEIKMQSTQTHLGKTRARSSGPTANPLPSPSFRAKQKVKFVPSVKSKKSSSSSLRNSSPVRMTKMSHVEGKKSKAVAKNHSAHLSSKASRNLHVRVQKSKAVLQSKPTLASKKKSDRFSIKSRERSGGPITRSLQLAASADLTESKKEESSTKPELKDFRNLL